Proteins encoded within one genomic window of Ascaphus truei isolate aAscTru1 chromosome 8, aAscTru1.hap1, whole genome shotgun sequence:
- the UBXN6 gene encoding UBX domain-containing protein 6 isoform X1 yields MKKFFQGIKNDIKFKSAGHGQRLSEDSRQNLPNDSVPKDPPKPRRPPTGDAQIAAASAAMARMDSQPGKGKGPMSRDTIRTQVKRELKAEQEAAEASPDHEILAAAGKEPRTICNVLFSCPLTGETLRKEERDGHIREAIQRLSTVDPTTAAIMQIHTFNKEREKVKLGVETVAKYLDNIISHPDEEKYHKIRLSNKVFQERIGCLEGAPEFFEAVGFEKMMLPVPGQEVTEEFYVLSNATQENLDALLGHRDALRSAEPLRATLERQPRIFTPSLQAAHFDLPDNFYSLTAEELKREQRQRTEALERNAMLRTKAMREKEEQRELRKYNYTVLRIRLPDGYILQGMFYARERVSALFDFVREKLQNDWLPFELLAPGGHKLEDDDQPAFYECGLVPSALLTFRWDAAVMADVEAAGGKGADSVLKPDLLSSAETLF; encoded by the exons ATGAAGAAATTCTTCCAGGGGATTAAAAACGATATTAAATTCAAGAGCGCAGGGCATGGACAGCGACTGAGTGAGGACAGCAG GCAAAATCTCCCCAATGACAGTGTTCCCAAGGACCCACCCAAACCTCGGCGGCCCCCCACGGGGGATGCGCAGATAGCGGCAGCGTCTGCGGCAATGGCGAGAATGGATTCACAGCCAGGGAAAGGCAAGGGGCCGATGTCCAGGGATACCATCAGGACCCAGG TGAAGAGGGAGCTGAAGGCAGAGCAGGAGGCGGCGGAGGCCTCCCCCGATCACGAG ATTCTTGCTGCTGCTGGGAAGGAACCCAGAACCATCTGCAATGTCCTTTTTAGCTGCCCGCTGACCGGTGAAACGctaaggaaggaggagagagatgggcacatcAGAGAGGCCatacagagg CTCTCCACTGTGGATCCCACCACTGCCGCCATCATGCAGATTCACACGTTCAACAAAGAGCGAGAGAAAGTGAAGCTTGGAGTCGAGACTGTGGCAAA GTACCTGGACAATATCATCAGCCACCCAGATGAGGAGAAATATCATAAGATTAGACTGTCCAACAAGGTGTTCCAG GAGCGGATCGGTTGTCTGGAGGGAGCCCCTGAATTCTTTGAGGCTGTTGGATTTGAGAAGATGATGCTTCCTGTACCAGGACAAG AGGTGACGGAAGAATTCTATGTGCTGAGCAATGCAACGCAGGAGAATCTGGATGCTCTGTTGGGTCACCGGGATGCACTGCGGAGCGCAGAGCCGCTGAGGGCCACCTTGGAGCGCCAGCCGCGGATCTTTACTCCCTCCCTGCAGGCTGCGCACTTTGACCTCCCTGATAACTTCTACAGCCTGACAGCTGAAGAGCTCAAACGGGAGCAGCGGCAGAG GACGGAGGCTCTGGAGCGGAATGCCATGTTGAGGACCAAAGCGATGcgggagaaggaggagcagcgaGAACTACGGAAATACAACTACACGGTGCTGCGAATCAGACTGCCTGACGGATACATCCTGCAGG GCATGTTCTACGCCCGTGAGCGAGTGTCTGCCCTGTTTGACTTTGTCCGAGAAAAGCTGCAGAATGACTGGCTCCCGTTTGAGCTGCTGGCCCCCGGGGGCCACAAGCTGGAGGATGATGATCAGCCAGCTTTCTATGAGTGTGGGTTG GTTCCGTCCGCACTGCTGACCTTCCGCTGGGATGCCGCGGTCATGGCTGACGTAGAGGCTGCGGGAGGGAAGGGAGCAGACAGCGTGCTCAAACCGGACCTGCTGTCCAGCGCAGAGACACTGTTCTAG
- the UBXN6 gene encoding UBX domain-containing protein 6 isoform X2, protein MKKFFQGIKNDIKFKSAGHGQRLSEDSRQNLPNDSVPKDPPKPRRPPTGDAQIAAASAAMARMDSQPGKGKGPMSRDTIRTQVKRELKAEQEAAEASPDHEILAAAGKEPRTICNVLFSCPLTGETLRKEERDGHIREAIQRLSTVDPTTAAIMQIHTFNKEREKVKLGVETVAKYLDNIISHPDEEKYHKIRLSNKVFQERIGCLEGAPEFFEAVGFEKMMLPVPGQEVTEEFYVLSNATQENLDALLGHRDALRSAEPLRATLERQPRIFTPSLQAAHFDLPDNFYSLTAEELKREQRQRTEALERNAMLRTKAMREKEEQRELRKYNYTVLRIRLPDGYILQGVLFQACSTPVSECLPCLTLSEKSCRMTGSRLSCWPPGATSWRMMISQLSMSVGWFRPHC, encoded by the exons ATGAAGAAATTCTTCCAGGGGATTAAAAACGATATTAAATTCAAGAGCGCAGGGCATGGACAGCGACTGAGTGAGGACAGCAG GCAAAATCTCCCCAATGACAGTGTTCCCAAGGACCCACCCAAACCTCGGCGGCCCCCCACGGGGGATGCGCAGATAGCGGCAGCGTCTGCGGCAATGGCGAGAATGGATTCACAGCCAGGGAAAGGCAAGGGGCCGATGTCCAGGGATACCATCAGGACCCAGG TGAAGAGGGAGCTGAAGGCAGAGCAGGAGGCGGCGGAGGCCTCCCCCGATCACGAG ATTCTTGCTGCTGCTGGGAAGGAACCCAGAACCATCTGCAATGTCCTTTTTAGCTGCCCGCTGACCGGTGAAACGctaaggaaggaggagagagatgggcacatcAGAGAGGCCatacagagg CTCTCCACTGTGGATCCCACCACTGCCGCCATCATGCAGATTCACACGTTCAACAAAGAGCGAGAGAAAGTGAAGCTTGGAGTCGAGACTGTGGCAAA GTACCTGGACAATATCATCAGCCACCCAGATGAGGAGAAATATCATAAGATTAGACTGTCCAACAAGGTGTTCCAG GAGCGGATCGGTTGTCTGGAGGGAGCCCCTGAATTCTTTGAGGCTGTTGGATTTGAGAAGATGATGCTTCCTGTACCAGGACAAG AGGTGACGGAAGAATTCTATGTGCTGAGCAATGCAACGCAGGAGAATCTGGATGCTCTGTTGGGTCACCGGGATGCACTGCGGAGCGCAGAGCCGCTGAGGGCCACCTTGGAGCGCCAGCCGCGGATCTTTACTCCCTCCCTGCAGGCTGCGCACTTTGACCTCCCTGATAACTTCTACAGCCTGACAGCTGAAGAGCTCAAACGGGAGCAGCGGCAGAG GACGGAGGCTCTGGAGCGGAATGCCATGTTGAGGACCAAAGCGATGcgggagaaggaggagcagcgaGAACTACGGAAATACAACTACACGGTGCTGCGAATCAGACTGCCTGACGGATACATCCTGCAGG GTGTGTTGTTTCAGGCATGTTCTACGCCCGTGAGCGAGTGTCTGCCCTGTTTGACTTTGTCCGAGAAAAGCTGCAGAATGACTGGCTCCCGTTTGAGCTGCTGGCCCCCGGGGGCCACAAGCTGGAGGATGATGATCAGCCAGCTTTCTATGAGTGTGGGTTG GTTCCGTCCGCACTGCTGA